Genomic DNA from Paracoccus sp. MBLB3053:
ACCTTGGCGGGCAGCGGATAGCAGCTTGCCGCGTCGGCGCCCTCGGCACATGCCTTGGCGGCATCGCCCTCGCCATTGTCCCGCTCGATCACCAGCGCGCGGGTGTCGTCGATGAAGTTGAAATCCCCGATCGCCGTCGCACCTTCAGAAAGCTTGAAGCGATAGCTGTCCCCGGTCCAATCCGCCCTGGCCGGATCGAAGACCAGCACGCGCAGGAAATCTCCCTCGGTCTCGCCGCCTTCGACCAGCAGGGGCTTTTCAAGCATCGCCCAAAGCAGGTTCGAGCCCGGCTGCAAGGCCATCCCTTCATATCCGCCCGACCGTTGAACGCGGAAATCCTTGCCCGGAGCGGCGGGAACGATGGTTCCCGCGGTATCCGGCCCGGTCAGAACTTCGCCGTCAAGTCGGGTCGCGAACACGTCCAGCACCCGGCCATCGCGTGCAACACGCAGGATATAGGGGCCGAATTCGTCGCCGATCCAGATTTCGCCATCCAGATACTGGATGCTTTCCGTGTCGAAATCCGAGCCCGTCAGATAGCGACTTTCGGTGCCCTCATTGGCAATGCGGAATGGTACCTTGTGATCGGGATCGTTCAGGAAGACGGTTTCAAGACGCTCGACCTTGCCGGTTTCAAAATCCGGGGCCATGCGATGGAAGAACAGCATCGCATCCGGGCTGTTCAGCTTTGATCCGAACCCGTTATCGGTCAGGGTGAACCAGCTGCCATCCTCGGCGCGGTTCATTGCAAAGCCCGACATGCCCTGGACAGGCTGGCCGATGAAGGGCAGCGAAATCCCCGTCGGATGCTGGCCGTAATTCTTGCCCGTATCGCCCATGACGGACATCGGGGCCTCGTTGCGGCCCTTGCCGGTGAACTTGCCGGAAATCAGCAGGTCGCGAGGCGCATCCTCGGGCGGCGCGATCATCGAGAAGGCAGGCAGGATCGCGTGACCCGCAAGCGTGGCGGGATAGATATCTTCGGCCATGGCCGGGCCCGCAAGGCCACAGGCAAGGGCGATCAGGCTGAAACGCATGGAAGGCTCCTTCGTTTGATTCCAGAGCCTTCTGCTAAGCGATGCCAGTGACAGGTATGCTTCACCTGTATGGCAGCCGGGTAACGGGCAGATTACTCCCTGAGCCGCCAGCCGGTCAGGAAGATCCAGCGGATCACCGCCATGCAGACCAGGATCATCAGAGCGACGGCAAAAAGCGAGACGCCAACCGGAACATCGGCCAGATCAAAGAACGACCAGCGGAAGCCCGAGATCAGGTAAAGCACCGGATTGAGCTTCGCGACGGCCTCCCAGAAGGGCGGCAGCATCGAGGCCGAATAGAACGCCCCGCCAAGAAAGACGAGCGGCGTGATGACCATCATCGGCACGATCTGAAGCTGCTCGAAGCTTTTTGCCCAGAGCCCGATGATGAACCCGAGAAGCGAGAAGCCGACCGCCGTCAGGATCAGGAACGAGATCATCCAGAAGGGATGCGCGATATGCGCGCCGTTGAACCAGAAGCTGGTCAGAAGGATCACCAGCGCGATCATCACCGCCTTGGTCGCAGCCGCGCCGACAAAGCCCAGCGTCACCTCGATCCAGCCGGTCGGGGCGACCAGATATTCATAGATCGTCCCCGAGAATTTCGGGAAATAGATCCCGAAGCTCGCATTGGATACCGATTGCTGCAGCACGGTCAGCATCATCAGCCCGGGAACGATGAAGGCGCCATAAGCCACGCCCTCGACCGACTGGATGCGCCCCCCGATGGCCGCGCCGAAGACGACAAAGTAAAGCACCGTCGACAGGACCGGCGAGGCCAGGGATTGCCAGATCGTGCGGAAGAAGCGCGCCATTTCATGGCCGTAGACGGCGCGAACGGATTGCCAGTTCATGCGCGGACCTCCTCGGGCTTGTCCTCGACGAGCGCCATGAAGATTTCCTCGAGATTGCTTTGCTTGGTCGCGACATCGCGCACGGCGATGCCATGCTGGGTCAGATCGCCCAGCAGCCGCGCGATGCCGGTGCGATCCGCATTGGTGTCATAGTCGTAGCCCAGCTGCATGCCGTTTCCGTTGAGCGTCATCCCGCGCTCGGCAAGCGCTTCGGGCAATTCGGCCAGCGGCTCGTAAAGATCGATTGTCAGACGCTTCTTGCCGAACTCTCCCATCAGTTCCGCCTTTGGCTTCACCAGCAGGATCTCGCCCTTGTTGATCACGCCGATCCGGTCGGCCATGTCTTCGGCCTCTTCGAGATAATGCGTGGTCAGGATGATCGTGACGCCTTGGGCGCTGAGCGCGCGCACGACCTGCCACATCTCGCGGCGCAGTGCGACATCCACCCCCGCCGTCGGTTCGTCGAGAAACAGGACCTTGGGCCGGTGCGACAGTGCCTTGGCGATCAGGACGCGGCGCTTCATGCCCCCCGACAGCTCGCGCGTGCGCGCATCGCGCTTGTCCCACAGCGCGAGGCTGCGCAGAAGCTGCTCGAGATAGGCCTCGTCCGGCCCCTCGCCGTAAAGTCCGCGGGTGAAGCGGACGCAGTCGATGACCTTCTCGAAGGGTTCGAGCAGGATCTCCTGCGGCACGAGCCCAATCATCTTGCGTGCGGCCCGCCAGTCCTTGCGGATGTCATGCCCACCCACGCGGACGGTGCCCCCGGTCGGCGTCACAAGGCCGCAGATGATCGAGATCATCGTCGTCTTGCCCGCCCCGTTCGGGCCAAGCAGGGCCAGGATCTCGCCTTCGTTGATATTCAGTGAAACGCCGTTCAGCGCGGCCGTGCCGCTGCCATAACGCTTGGAGAGATTGTCGATCTCGATGATGGCACTCATGCGCCCTCCTGTATCGTCGGTTCGGGCAGTGAACGGCGTGCCCTCGCAGCGGCGGGCGCACGGTATTCATCAGTCCTGAAAGCAGGTTCCAGCCGCGGCTGCGGTCGGGTTCGTCCGAGATAGGTAACGACTTGGGCCGGAACAATGGCCGCAAGGATCAGTTTTCGGCAAGGGACTCTTTTCCGCCGGCCAATTGGAACAGCCGGGTGCTGGCCCCTTCGATCTGCTGGGCCAGTTCGCGAAGCACCTCATCCGAGGATTTGCCCGCTGCCATCCCGGGCAGGAACTCGACCACGCAGGTGCCCCGGCGGATCGGATAGCCGCGCTTGGGCCAGAACATGCCGCAATTCACCGCAACGGGTATGACCGGCAGGCCGGTCGCGCGCTGGATGATCGCGACGCCGGGCTTGTAGGGAACGGTCGTGCCCGGTTTCGTCCGCGTGCCCTCGGGATAGAAAATCAACTGCCCGAGGCCGTCGGGCGTGCTCCGGGCGGATTCGACCTCCGAGATGATCTGGCGC
This window encodes:
- a CDS encoding esterase-like activity of phytase family protein, yielding MRFSLIALACGLAGPAMAEDIYPATLAGHAILPAFSMIAPPEDAPRDLLISGKFTGKGRNEAPMSVMGDTGKNYGQHPTGISLPFIGQPVQGMSGFAMNRAEDGSWFTLTDNGFGSKLNSPDAMLFFHRMAPDFETGKVERLETVFLNDPDHKVPFRIANEGTESRYLTGSDFDTESIQYLDGEIWIGDEFGPYILRVARDGRVLDVFATRLDGEVLTGPDTAGTIVPAAPGKDFRVQRSGGYEGMALQPGSNLLWAMLEKPLLVEGGETEGDFLRVLVFDPARADWTGDSYRFKLSEGATAIGDFNFIDDTRALVIERDNGEGDAAKACAEGADAASCYPLPAKVKNIVLVDTASRDDQGYIRRIGHVNLMDIADPEGKALAGLKPAEGNFSFPFFTIENVARVDETHILVANDNNLPFSGGREIGRAAENEFILLSVPELLAAK
- a CDS encoding ABC transporter permease, producing the protein MNWQSVRAVYGHEMARFFRTIWQSLASPVLSTVLYFVVFGAAIGGRIQSVEGVAYGAFIVPGLMMLTVLQQSVSNASFGIYFPKFSGTIYEYLVAPTGWIEVTLGFVGAAATKAVMIALVILLTSFWFNGAHIAHPFWMISFLILTAVGFSLLGFIIGLWAKSFEQLQIVPMMVITPLVFLGGAFYSASMLPPFWEAVAKLNPVLYLISGFRWSFFDLADVPVGVSLFAVALMILVCMAVIRWIFLTGWRLRE
- a CDS encoding ABC transporter ATP-binding protein, which gives rise to MSAIIEIDNLSKRYGSGTAALNGVSLNINEGEILALLGPNGAGKTTMISIICGLVTPTGGTVRVGGHDIRKDWRAARKMIGLVPQEILLEPFEKVIDCVRFTRGLYGEGPDEAYLEQLLRSLALWDKRDARTRELSGGMKRRVLIAKALSHRPKVLFLDEPTAGVDVALRREMWQVVRALSAQGVTIILTTHYLEEAEDMADRIGVINKGEILLVKPKAELMGEFGKKRLTIDLYEPLAELPEALAERGMTLNGNGMQLGYDYDTNADRTGIARLLGDLTQHGIAVRDVATKQSNLEEIFMALVEDKPEEVRA